The genomic stretch AAATGCTACACATTTTACCTCCAAACAACAAGTAATACCCATGCTCATCCATCTATCCCACACTTAGTAAGTTCTCCTTCAACCTAAGTAGATACATTACTTCTTTGATGTACTTTCTGCCTTTGCTAGTATCAATTACTAGAGTGCCCATTCCAACTACATTCATAAGCTCACCAGTTGGCATTTGTACTTTGCCTATCACATTTGTCCTTATATCAACCAGTAGCTTCTCATTTCCAGTCATGTGGTTGATGTAACCACTGTAAATATACCATTCACCATTGACAACTGATCCAGAGATTGTGCTATTGGCAAAGAATAAGTTCCCTGTCACCTCTACTTGATTAGCATTGTTTGCCTTTTGCATTGGTTTGCCTGCAGTGCACTTTCTAGCCCAGTGTCCAAACTTTTCACAATTGTAGCATTTAGGCTTCCCCTTATATCACCAAGGTGAAATTTAGAGCATACCCTACACTGTGGTTGTGTAATTGCCTGAATAATTGATTGTGATGAATATGCATTTTGTGCAGGACTAGCAAGAAATTTCTATTGAAACTTGGGTTTTGAATCTCATTTCTTACCCTTAGAATTCCGATTCTTCTAGAACTGAGAAGGACTAGATTGAGCTCCACTTCTATTTTGCCCTTTTGGACTCACTGAGAGAGATGTAAATGCTTTCATAGTAGTATCAACAGTGTGTAGATCAAACCATTGTTCTTGGCTCTTTAAGATTGCAATTACCTCCTGCAATTCTACAGTCTCCATACATTTTGTATTTTCTATAACCAAACAAATAGGATCATACGGTTTACTTAGACTAATCAAAACCTTTTGCACAAGTCTCTCATTAGACAGAGATCCACCAAATGTTTTCATCTGATTAATCAATTCATTCAGCCTTATAAGATAACTAGATAGAGATTCATCATCTCGCATCCTATCATATTCAAATTCTCATCtaagattttgaagttttattgATCAAACCTGATCACCACTGTGGTCTTCTACATACAACAGATCTCATGCCATCTTAGCTGAATCAACGTTGGAAATCCAAGGGAATATCTGGTAAAAGACTGCATTTTGTATGATTCCTAGAGCCTTTGCATCCTTCATGAACACATTGGTCATTTCTTCATCAACTTCATCTTCCGATGACCCTtcagctttcttcttcttcttctttgaattAGGGGTTGTAATCCCCTTTTCTACCAGATTCCATAACCCAAGAGATTTGAATATCGTTACCATCTTAATCCTCcagaactcgtagttctcaccgGAGAAAATTGGAGTTCTCATCTCCGAGCTTCCAGATCCAAACATCTTGGTCTGAATGTTGATTTCTCTTCTCAGATGATAACGGGACTCCGACGACCTTCACCAAGCTTCG from Pyrus communis chromosome 7, drPyrComm1.1, whole genome shotgun sequence encodes the following:
- the LOC137740559 gene encoding uncharacterized protein, producing MRDDESLSSYLIRLNELINQMKTFGGSLSNERLVQKVLISLSKPYDPICLVIENTKCMETVELQEGKPKCYNCEKFGHWARKCTAGKPMQKANNANQVEVTGNLFFANSTISGSVVNGEWYIYSGYINHMTGNEKLLVDIRTNVIGKVQMPTGELMNVVGMGTLVIDTSKGRKYIKEVMYLLRLKENLLSVG